One window from the genome of Nicotiana sylvestris chromosome 9, ASM39365v2, whole genome shotgun sequence encodes:
- the LOC104245138 gene encoding uncharacterized protein, with amino-acid sequence MANSSINLQQFNQTVISLSNFTNLSSLSFPAYSKVHLHKHHQFKKINTTLYHFRLFSRRSFLEYEDEDDLNSDNYSFQEAVALFNSRDYYRCHDVLEALWNQSQEPIRTLLHGILQCAVGFHHLFNQNHKGAMMELGEGLCKLRKFNFENGPFHEFEKEISEVLDFIYRTQLELAACGDDICVTLDQSERSYQLLGGYAAGQKLYSLENDQDYYYLVFSSGRYHGNIEYLRIKLPTIDASEGNLKELEYI; translated from the exons ATGGCTAACTCATCCATCAATCTCCAACAATTCAACCAAACTGTAATATCCTTGTCTAACTTCACAAACTTATCTTCACTCTCTTTTCCGGCCTACTCAAAGGTTCATCTCCATAAACATCATCAATTCAAGAAGATCAACACCACGTTATATCATTTCCGTCTATTTTCTCGAAGAAGTTTTTTGGAATACGAAGATGAAGATGATCTAAACTCAGATAATTACAGTTTCCAAGAAGCTGTAGCACTTTTTAATAGCAGAGATTATTACAG ATGTCATGACGTCCTTGAAGCCCTTTGGAACCAATCCCAAGAGCCAATTCGAACTCTACTTCATGGAATTCTTCAATGTGCAGTTGGATTCCATCACCTTTTCAACCAAAATCACAAAGGAGCTATGATGGAATTGGGAGAAGGGCTATGCAAGCTTAGAAAATTTAACTTTGAAAATGGACCATTTCATGAGTTTGAGAAAGAAATTTCAGAAGTTTTGGATTTCATATATAGAACACAACTAGAACTTGCTGCATGTGGTGATGATATTTGTGTAACTCTTGATCAATCAGAAAGATCGTATCAACTTCTTGGTGGCTATGCAGCAGGCCAAAAACTTTATAGCTTGGAAAATGACCAAGATTATTATTACCTTGTTTTTTCTTCTGGAAGATATCATGGTAATATAGAATATCTTAGGATAAAACTTCCAACAATTGATGCTTCTGAAGGAAATTTGAAGGAGTTGGAGTATATTTGA